Within the Herbaspirillum sp. RTI4 genome, the region GGACCCCTCGCTGATACTGGTCATGGGAGGCGCAATCGGCGTCGCCTTTTTTGCCTTTCGCTTCGCAAAACGCCGTCCCCTCTCTTGGTTGGGCGCGCCAATGAAACTGCCAACTGCGCGGCACATCGACCGTCGACTGGTGCTGGGCAGTATCGTGTTCGGCATCGGCTGGGGAATTGCCGGCTTTTGTCCCGGCCCGGCGCTGGTCGCGCTCGGCATGGGGGAAACCAAAGCACTGCTGTTTGTGCTGGCGATGATTACCGGTATGCTTTTATGAGCTGCTGAATGCGGCGCTATTGACGCATCGTCTGATCGTCAATCGGCCTCAGCCAGACCACGCTCTGAAAGCTGGCCGGACATGACAATTTTTCTCCAAAAAAAACGCCAACCTCAGTGGTTTGCGTTTCATCAGCGATATACCTGGTGGCCGATGACAGAATCGAACCACCATTTCAAGAGCGATGCCGTTCATAAAAACGACGACTACCTTTCAACAAAACCTATATTTTGCTGACGATTCTGTTGCATACCTGCTCATGCATATCGCGCAGG harbors:
- a CDS encoding DUF6691 family protein, which translates into the protein MTMLTSLLAGLMFGAGLIVSGMANPAKVLGFLDLAGSWDPSLILVMGGAIGVAFFAFRFAKRRPLSWLGAPMKLPTARHIDRRLVLGSIVFGIGWGIAGFCPGPALVALGMGETKALLFVLAMITGMLL